Proteins encoded within one genomic window of Akkermansiaceae bacterium:
- a CDS encoding sulfurtransferase translates to MSAVTNIAAYRFAPLSGLKELRERLIADCKAWGLKGTILLSTEGINLFVAGAGDSIERLMGLLRTVPGLETLEPKVSESDTQPFNRMLVRIKKEIISFGFESIRPAEYTSRKIAAKELKQWLDEGKPVTLLDTRNDYEVKLGTFRNAIIPHIDTFRQFPDAVRKLPEELKGQPVVMFCTGGIRCEKAGPFMEMEGYNDIYQLDGGILKYFEEVGGDHYDGECFVFDQRVGVDPALKETDTAVCYACQAPLDAAEQEDPRHVPGVSCPHCFTSEPEKMARRIGEKEAELKKFSSPLPGSIAMENRRPVNVPAAHDRRELIDVLVDLFPQIDRGEWERRCDEGRFVSYGGAVRGRNHIVRAGERILQIFPGEVEPDVSTDIRIVHEDEAIIVIHKPAPLPMHASGRFHRNTLQYLLNQVYGPKYPRPVHRLDANTSGLVVFARTRHFCRLLQRQFIDGTVDKRYLVRVDGSPAEDAFFSEAPISQESGAMGTRGVDQEDGLHARTDFTVLDRSADGTTLLEAKLGTGRTNQIRIHLWEMGHPVTGDQAYLKGGRIGTVQTLDPEIEPLCLHAWKLAFDHPITGERMAFETAPPSWVV, encoded by the coding sequence GTGTCCGCCGTCACGAACATCGCCGCCTACCGCTTCGCCCCCCTGTCCGGCCTCAAGGAGTTGAGGGAACGGCTCATCGCCGATTGCAAGGCGTGGGGGCTGAAGGGGACCATCCTGCTCAGCACGGAGGGGATCAACCTTTTCGTCGCCGGGGCGGGCGATTCCATCGAGCGCCTGATGGGATTGCTGCGGACCGTACCCGGCCTGGAGACCCTGGAGCCGAAGGTCAGCGAAAGCGACACGCAGCCGTTCAACCGGATGCTGGTCCGCATCAAGAAGGAGATCATTTCCTTCGGTTTCGAGAGCATCCGCCCTGCGGAATACACCTCGCGCAAGATCGCCGCGAAGGAGTTGAAGCAGTGGCTGGACGAAGGAAAGCCGGTGACCCTGCTGGACACCCGGAACGACTATGAGGTGAAGCTGGGGACGTTCCGCAACGCCATCATCCCCCACATCGACACGTTCCGCCAATTCCCGGATGCGGTGAGGAAACTGCCGGAGGAGCTGAAGGGCCAGCCGGTCGTCATGTTCTGCACTGGCGGCATCCGCTGTGAAAAGGCCGGCCCTTTCATGGAGATGGAGGGTTACAATGACATCTACCAGCTCGACGGTGGCATCCTGAAGTATTTTGAGGAAGTCGGAGGAGACCACTACGACGGAGAGTGCTTCGTCTTCGACCAGCGTGTGGGGGTGGACCCTGCCCTGAAGGAAACGGACACCGCCGTGTGCTACGCCTGCCAGGCCCCGCTGGATGCCGCGGAGCAGGAGGATCCCCGCCATGTGCCGGGCGTGAGCTGCCCGCATTGCTTCACCAGCGAGCCGGAAAAAATGGCCCGCCGCATCGGGGAGAAAGAGGCGGAGCTGAAAAAATTCTCATCACCGCTGCCCGGCTCCATCGCCATGGAAAACCGCCGCCCGGTGAATGTGCCGGCCGCCCATGACCGCCGTGAACTGATCGATGTTCTGGTGGATCTCTTCCCACAGATCGACCGCGGGGAATGGGAACGGAGATGCGATGAAGGCCGGTTCGTGAGCTACGGCGGTGCCGTGCGCGGCCGCAACCACATCGTCCGGGCGGGAGAGCGCATCCTCCAGATCTTCCCCGGGGAGGTGGAGCCGGATGTTTCGACGGACATCCGCATCGTGCATGAGGATGAAGCCATCATCGTCATCCACAAACCCGCCCCGCTGCCGATGCACGCCAGCGGGCGCTTCCACCGCAACACGCTGCAGTATCTCCTCAATCAGGTATACGGACCGAAGTATCCCCGTCCGGTCCACCGTCTGGACGCGAACACCAGCGGCTTGGTGGTCTTCGCCCGCACCCGGCATTTCTGTAGGTTGCTCCAGCGTCAGTTCATCGACGGGACGGTGGACAAGCGTTACCTCGTCCGGGTCGATGGATCACCGGCGGAGGATGCCTTCTTCTCCGAAGCCCCCATCTCCCAGGAGTCCGGCGCGATGGGAACGCGCGGGGTCGATCAGGAGGACGGCCTGCACGCCCGCACGGACTTCACGGTGCTCGACCGTTCCGCGGATGGTACCACCCTGCTCGAAGCGAAGCTCGGCACCGGCCGGACGAACCAGATCCGCATCCATCTATGGGAAATGGGCCACCCGGTGACGGGGGATCAGGCCTACCTCAAGGGTGGCCGCATCGGCACGGTCCAGACCTTGGATCCGGAGATCGAGCCGCTTTGCCTCCACGCATGGAAGCTCGCGTTCGATCATCCCATCACCGGGGAGCGGATGGCCTTTGAAACCGCTCCGCCATCCTGGGTGGTCTGA
- the mscL gene encoding large conductance mechanosensitive channel protein MscL has protein sequence MKHSDISLNIMLKEFREFALKGNLVDMAVAFVMGAAFTKFSTAFIEDLFMPLLGAVTPGGMDFSNMFIALSDKVTATSLVEAKKQGAVFAYGNFLTVGLNFLIVAFAMFLVVKGINKAKSFAEKPKPDEAPPEPSKEEKLLTEIRDLLKAKV, from the coding sequence GTGAAACACTCGGACATCTCATTAAATATTATGTTAAAGGAATTCCGGGAATTTGCTCTGAAAGGAAACTTGGTCGATATGGCGGTTGCTTTCGTGATGGGTGCCGCGTTCACCAAGTTCTCGACCGCATTCATTGAAGACCTGTTCATGCCTCTTCTGGGGGCGGTCACGCCAGGTGGCATGGATTTTTCGAACATGTTCATCGCCCTCTCCGACAAGGTGACGGCTACCTCCCTCGTTGAGGCCAAAAAGCAGGGCGCGGTCTTCGCCTACGGCAACTTCCTGACCGTCGGCCTGAACTTCCTGATCGTGGCATTCGCGATGTTCCTGGTGGTGAAAGGCATCAACAAAGCGAAATCCTTCGCCGAGAAACCGAAGCCGGATGAGGCTCCTCCCGAGCCTTCGAAAGAGGAAAAGCTCCTCACCGAGATCCGCGACCTGCTGAAGGCGAAGGTCTGA
- a CDS encoding single-stranded DNA-binding protein: MSPPVSGLIEPARKLSENLAGLHFRPPVEFTYRPLEYAWAAHETYLRKYAAGTKRVLFLGMNPGPFGMTQTGVPFGEIAAVRDWMGIETAVGKPAVEHPKRPVVGFACEKSEVSGRRLWGLFADRFGTADAFFKDHFVLNYCPLVWMSQTGANLTPDKISAAEMAPVEEACQIHLAEVIRALRPEFLIGVGAFAEERLRRAAPEAGSGAFIGKVLHPSPASPAANRGWAEAATKQLVAQGVW; this comes from the coding sequence TTGAGTCCGCCCGTGAGCGGATTGATCGAACCGGCGCGGAAACTTTCGGAAAACCTGGCGGGGCTGCATTTCAGGCCGCCGGTGGAGTTCACCTATCGTCCACTGGAGTATGCGTGGGCGGCGCATGAAACCTATCTGCGGAAATACGCTGCGGGCACGAAGCGGGTGCTGTTCCTCGGCATGAACCCCGGGCCGTTCGGCATGACCCAGACGGGGGTACCCTTCGGGGAGATCGCGGCCGTGCGGGACTGGATGGGGATCGAGACAGCCGTTGGAAAGCCGGCGGTGGAGCACCCGAAACGTCCGGTGGTGGGCTTCGCCTGCGAAAAGTCGGAGGTCAGCGGCAGGCGGCTGTGGGGGTTGTTCGCGGATCGCTTCGGGACGGCGGATGCGTTTTTCAAGGACCACTTCGTGCTGAACTACTGCCCGCTCGTCTGGATGAGCCAGACCGGCGCGAACCTCACCCCTGACAAGATCTCCGCCGCCGAGATGGCCCCGGTGGAGGAGGCCTGCCAGATCCATCTGGCGGAGGTCATCCGCGCGCTCAGGCCGGAGTTCCTGATCGGCGTCGGCGCGTTCGCGGAGGAACGCCTGCGGCGGGCCGCGCCGGAGGCCGGGAGTGGGGCGTTCATCGGGAAGGTGCTGCACCCGTCCCCCGCATCTCCCGCGGCCAACCGTGGCTGGGCGGAAGCCGCGACGAAGCAACTGGTCGCGCAGGGCGTCTGGTGA
- the cyoE gene encoding heme o synthase yields MEQPEKTQEIRQEGQALPENPGLRQDLMVLMKVRLNFFVLITTFFGFLLASKGGSMDWMKLLNTLLGTAAAAFGSAAFNQLMEIELDARMLRTANRPLPSRRMNPMTAFGVGWVLSALGIIHLSASVGHLAAYLTAATVAVYVFVYTPLKRASSTNTLVGAIPGAIPPMIGWAGAGGSMGLEAWFLFGLLFFWQLPHFVAINWLCREEYEEAGYKMWSNGDVSGRRSGILSAFFAVALAAFSLLPMVTGFANLLWLIVGPLLGFLMAGLALKFAKDGLRTSARRLFFSTLLYLPVAFVVLLIAWRNA; encoded by the coding sequence ATGGAGCAACCGGAGAAAACACAGGAAATCAGACAGGAAGGTCAGGCACTTCCGGAGAACCCCGGCCTGCGCCAGGACCTCATGGTCCTGATGAAGGTGCGGCTCAACTTCTTCGTCCTGATCACCACCTTCTTCGGATTCCTGCTGGCCTCCAAGGGCGGATCGATGGACTGGATGAAGCTGCTGAACACCCTGCTCGGCACCGCTGCTGCGGCATTCGGATCGGCAGCCTTCAACCAGTTGATGGAGATCGAGCTGGACGCCCGCATGCTCCGCACGGCGAATCGTCCGCTGCCATCCCGCCGCATGAACCCGATGACGGCGTTCGGCGTCGGCTGGGTGCTCTCCGCGCTGGGCATCATCCACCTTTCGGCCAGCGTGGGCCATCTGGCCGCCTACCTCACCGCGGCCACGGTGGCCGTCTATGTCTTCGTTTATACGCCGCTGAAGAGGGCCAGTTCCACCAACACGCTCGTCGGTGCCATTCCCGGTGCCATCCCGCCGATGATCGGCTGGGCGGGTGCGGGCGGCTCCATGGGGCTGGAGGCGTGGTTCCTTTTCGGCCTGCTGTTCTTCTGGCAGCTCCCGCACTTCGTGGCGATCAACTGGCTCTGCCGCGAGGAATATGAGGAGGCGGGCTACAAGATGTGGTCGAACGGGGACGTGAGCGGGCGCAGGAGCGGCATCCTTTCCGCCTTCTTCGCCGTTGCCCTGGCCGCCTTTTCCCTGCTGCCGATGGTGACCGGCTTCGCGAACCTGCTGTGGCTGATCGTCGGGCCGTTGCTCGGCTTCCTGATGGCGGGGCTGGCGCTGAAGTTCGCCAAGGACGGCCTGCGCACCTCCGCCCGCCGCCTGTTCTTTTCCACCCTGCTTTATCTGCCGGTCGCGTTTGTGGTGTTGCTGATCGCGTGGCGGAACGCTTGA
- the creB gene encoding two-component system response regulator CreB: protein MLRILLVEDEPAIADTLIYALETECFEVRHVLTGGDALAAFAEKPFDLAILDIGLPDMSGLDVCGHLRAGSQVPVLFLTARSSEVDRVMGLELGGDDYVTKPFSPREIVARVRAILRRSRPQPVAETAAVPEQSATLHHDHHAMRIRCHGQPLDLTAHEYKLMLVLLERPGRVYTRDQLLDKAWSDPGAVTDRTIDAHVKSIRSKLRSVREGAEDYIQTRRGLGYLLSLD from the coding sequence ATGCTTCGAATTCTGCTTGTGGAGGACGAACCCGCGATTGCGGACACGCTCATCTATGCCCTGGAAACCGAGTGCTTCGAAGTGAGGCACGTGCTCACGGGTGGGGATGCGCTGGCTGCCTTTGCGGAGAAGCCGTTCGATCTGGCCATCCTCGACATCGGCCTGCCGGACATGAGCGGGCTGGATGTCTGCGGGCATCTGCGCGCGGGCAGCCAGGTTCCGGTGCTGTTCCTCACCGCCCGCAGTTCGGAAGTGGATCGTGTGATGGGCCTGGAACTGGGCGGGGACGACTACGTGACCAAGCCGTTCTCCCCGAGGGAGATCGTGGCGCGGGTGCGGGCCATCCTCCGGCGTTCCCGGCCGCAGCCGGTGGCGGAGACCGCCGCCGTCCCGGAGCAATCCGCCACCCTCCATCATGACCACCACGCCATGCGCATCCGCTGCCATGGCCAGCCGCTGGATCTGACAGCCCATGAATACAAGCTCATGCTCGTGCTGCTGGAACGTCCCGGCCGCGTCTATACGCGGGACCAGTTGCTGGACAAGGCATGGTCGGACCCCGGGGCCGTCACGGACCGCACCATCGACGCCCACGTGAAATCCATCCGCTCCAAGCTGCGCTCCGTGCGCGAGGGGGCGGAGGACTACATCCAGACCCGCCGCGGGCTGGGCTATCTGCTGTCCCTCGACTGA
- a CDS encoding transglutaminase family protein, translating into MRAAPPAVDELDALIRLLDDDTPEVRSQVSQRLGESNGDLSEWLAARPQELSRGERTLLEQMLSPGRRKSLTRDWIVPSGGAAALREDWDSFEALLRTLSDFLHDGITLRQPLSDALDLLAEEADEAGTLSENDLRAFLFESGRLQGNRSDYYDPRNSDLAWAISEGRSNPLGLCLIFMLVARRLDLEVEGVNFPGHFLSRIFEDGFPLIIDCFDHGRVHAQAALIESAAELTRQQRASLREATDPGTILIRLLNNLSAALENTGRREDADLVASLLKTL; encoded by the coding sequence ATGCGAGCCGCTCCTCCCGCGGTGGATGAGCTGGATGCACTCATCCGCCTCCTCGATGATGACACTCCGGAAGTCCGGAGCCAGGTCTCGCAACGTCTGGGCGAAAGCAACGGCGACCTGAGCGAGTGGCTGGCCGCCCGCCCGCAGGAACTTTCCCGCGGCGAAAGGACATTGCTGGAGCAGATGCTCAGCCCGGGCAGGAGGAAATCCCTCACCCGGGACTGGATCGTGCCGAGCGGCGGGGCGGCGGCGCTGCGCGAGGACTGGGATTCCTTCGAGGCGCTGCTGCGCACGCTTTCCGACTTCCTCCACGACGGCATCACCCTGCGGCAGCCGCTTTCCGACGCGCTGGACCTGCTGGCGGAGGAAGCCGACGAAGCCGGGACCCTCTCCGAAAACGACCTGCGGGCATTCCTTTTCGAAAGCGGACGGCTCCAGGGCAACCGCTCTGATTACTATGATCCCCGTAACTCGGACCTGGCATGGGCCATTTCCGAAGGCCGGTCGAACCCGCTGGGCCTGTGCCTCATCTTCATGCTGGTGGCGCGGCGGCTGGACCTGGAGGTGGAGGGCGTGAATTTCCCCGGCCATTTCCTTTCCCGCATCTTCGAGGACGGCTTTCCGCTGATCATCGACTGCTTCGACCACGGCCGCGTGCATGCGCAGGCCGCGTTGATCGAAAGCGCCGCGGAACTCACCCGCCAGCAGCGTGCCAGCCTGCGGGAAGCCACGGACCCGGGCACCATCCTGATCCGCCTGCTGAACAACCTGAGCGCGGCGCTGGAGAACACCGGCCGCCGGGAGGACGCGGACCTGGTCGCCTCCTTGCTGAAAACCCTCTGA
- the creC gene encoding two-component system sensor histidine kinase CreC, with the protein MRFTRVTLFFIAFIITLGFYQLTRHFLADVEPQTFQATEEVLVDIAHLLAESVEKDVARGELRADDLRETFSEAHKRRFRAEIFEHVKSRIGINVYLTDREGIVIFDSDGGKREGQDFSWKRDVALTMAGGYGARSSRDEDGDSTSSILYVAAPVGDPETPYGVLTVFKPQADVLPLVKERRRIIYTACGLIGGGVLFLIGAVFLWLFHPIGKITDYAKAVERGERPMKPKIGIGREVNTLARALDSMRDALEGRQYAERYIQTLTHEMKSPLAAIRGAAELLDEEMPLETRKRFLNNIIEETARSERLINRLLELSAIESRTSLEKPEDLDFATILHAAIDQARAHAEIARVSLETTVPDQPVRIRGDAFILRAAILNLLENAIDFSPKGGSIRIDLQAAEGLVTLSIRDHGPGIPDYARERIFDRFYSLRHHTVGRKGTGLGLTLVKEAAELHGGTIRLEAPEDGGTLAILTLASI; encoded by the coding sequence GTGCGTTTCACCCGCGTCACCCTCTTTTTCATCGCCTTCATCATCACGCTGGGGTTCTACCAGCTTACGCGGCATTTCCTCGCGGATGTGGAGCCGCAGACTTTCCAGGCCACGGAGGAGGTCCTGGTGGACATCGCCCACCTGCTGGCGGAATCCGTGGAGAAGGATGTGGCCCGCGGCGAGCTGCGGGCGGATGACTTGCGGGAGACCTTTTCGGAAGCCCACAAGCGGAGGTTCAGGGCGGAGATCTTCGAGCACGTGAAGTCGCGCATCGGCATCAACGTTTATCTCACGGACCGGGAGGGCATCGTCATTTTCGATTCGGATGGCGGAAAGCGCGAGGGGCAGGACTTTTCCTGGAAGCGTGACGTCGCGCTGACCATGGCGGGCGGCTATGGCGCGCGCAGCAGCCGGGATGAGGATGGGGACTCCACCTCCTCCATCCTCTACGTGGCGGCACCGGTGGGGGATCCGGAAACCCCCTACGGTGTGCTCACCGTGTTCAAGCCCCAGGCGGATGTCCTTCCTCTCGTCAAGGAGCGGCGGCGCATCATCTACACCGCCTGCGGACTCATCGGAGGTGGCGTCCTTTTCCTCATCGGTGCGGTTTTCCTCTGGCTGTTCCATCCCATCGGGAAAATCACCGACTATGCGAAAGCGGTCGAACGGGGCGAACGGCCGATGAAGCCGAAGATCGGCATCGGCCGGGAGGTCAACACGCTGGCCAGGGCGCTTGATTCCATGCGCGACGCGCTGGAAGGCAGGCAATACGCGGAGCGCTACATCCAGACGCTTACCCATGAGATGAAAAGCCCCCTCGCCGCCATCCGCGGTGCGGCGGAACTGCTGGATGAGGAGATGCCGCTGGAAACCCGGAAGCGCTTCCTCAACAACATCATCGAGGAAACCGCACGCAGCGAGCGCCTGATCAACCGCCTGCTCGAGCTGTCCGCCATCGAAAGCCGGACCAGTCTCGAAAAGCCGGAGGATCTGGACTTCGCCACCATCCTCCACGCAGCCATCGACCAGGCGAGGGCTCATGCGGAGATCGCCCGCGTCTCCCTCGAAACCACCGTGCCGGACCAGCCGGTGAGAATCCGCGGGGATGCGTTCATCCTCCGTGCGGCGATCCTGAACCTGCTGGAGAACGCCATCGACTTCTCACCGAAGGGTGGGTCGATCCGCATCGACCTGCAGGCGGCGGAGGGATTGGTCACCCTTTCCATCCGGGACCACGGTCCGGGCATCCCGGACTACGCGCGGGAGAGGATCTTCGACCGATTTTATTCGCTCCGGCACCACACCGTCGGCAGGAAGGGGACGGGGCTGGGACTCACCTTGGTGAAGGAGGCGGCGGAACTCCACGGCGGGACCATCCGGCTGGAAGCGCCTGAGGACGGGGGCACATTGGCGATCCTCACGCTCGCTTCCATCTGA
- a CDS encoding gluconate:H+ symporter, producing the protein MTPESIKLLYLTAGAVVSLIVLVAWLRIHAFLALLFAALVVGLGAGMIGVDIQPAGVAKAFQDGMGKNLGGIAAVLGLGTMLGGLLAASGGAEVLAQRLTNFFGAKRVNWVLMIVALAVGFTTWFAVGLIMLLPILLTLTKETKQPFLKLALPMLAVLSIMHGVMPPHPGPLVALAELGANLGKVILWGLLAAVPIAAVSGPIFARWAVKHVSVVAPEPPAPDPSALVRERPSLGRTIAALALPVILILTHTISELAFQKTDDIYKFTEIIGNPTLALAIAVLFAAWAFKFTRAEALKIVEKSLGPVGMTLLLVGGGGGFNNVLQASGAAAAIGQMASTLHLPTMLFGWVCAALIRIATGSATVAIIAAVGLVKPLMVPGSTTNPELLVVAIGCGSMILSHVNDAGFWIVKESLGLTVSQTLRTWTVTETLIGITGLGVAWGLDLFF; encoded by the coding sequence GTGACTCCCGAATCGATCAAACTCCTCTACCTCACCGCGGGTGCGGTGGTCTCCCTCATCGTCCTGGTGGCATGGCTGCGCATCCATGCCTTCCTTGCGCTCCTGTTCGCGGCCCTGGTCGTGGGTCTCGGCGCGGGGATGATCGGCGTGGACATCCAGCCCGCCGGGGTGGCGAAGGCGTTCCAGGACGGCATGGGCAAAAACCTGGGCGGCATCGCCGCGGTGCTGGGCCTGGGAACGATGCTGGGCGGATTGCTCGCGGCATCCGGCGGAGCGGAAGTGCTGGCCCAACGGCTGACGAATTTCTTCGGTGCGAAGCGCGTGAACTGGGTGCTGATGATCGTGGCGCTGGCGGTGGGCTTCACCACTTGGTTCGCGGTCGGCCTCATCATGCTGCTGCCCATCCTGCTGACGCTGACGAAGGAAACGAAGCAGCCTTTCCTGAAGCTGGCCCTGCCGATGCTGGCGGTCCTCTCCATCATGCACGGGGTCATGCCCCCGCACCCGGGCCCTTTGGTCGCCTTGGCGGAACTCGGCGCGAACCTCGGCAAGGTCATCCTCTGGGGCCTGCTCGCCGCGGTGCCCATCGCGGCGGTGTCCGGTCCCATCTTCGCCCGCTGGGCGGTGAAGCATGTCTCCGTCGTCGCACCGGAACCGCCCGCGCCGGATCCCTCCGCCCTGGTGCGTGAAAGGCCCAGTCTGGGCCGCACCATCGCGGCGCTGGCCCTGCCGGTGATCCTGATCCTCACGCACACCATCTCCGAGCTGGCCTTCCAGAAAACCGACGACATCTACAAGTTCACCGAGATCATCGGCAACCCGACGCTCGCCCTCGCCATCGCGGTGCTGTTCGCCGCGTGGGCGTTCAAGTTCACCCGGGCGGAAGCCCTGAAGATCGTGGAGAAATCCCTCGGCCCGGTGGGCATGACCCTGCTGCTGGTCGGCGGCGGCGGCGGCTTCAACAACGTGCTGCAGGCCAGCGGCGCGGCGGCGGCGATCGGCCAGATGGCCTCCACACTGCATCTCCCGACCATGCTTTTCGGCTGGGTCTGCGCGGCCCTCATCCGGATCGCCACCGGTTCCGCGACGGTGGCCATCATCGCCGCGGTGGGTCTGGTGAAGCCGCTGATGGTCCCCGGCTCCACCACGAACCCGGAACTGCTGGTCGTCGCGATCGGCTGCGGCTCGATGATCCTTTCGCACGTGAATGACGCCGGATTCTGGATCGTGAAGGAATCCCTCGGCCTGACCGTTTCACAGACGCTGCGCACCTGGACGGTGACGGAGACGCTGATCGGCATCACCGGTCTGGGCGTCGCATGGGGGCTGGATTTGTTCTTCTGA